The following proteins are co-located in the Leucoraja erinacea ecotype New England chromosome 4, Leri_hhj_1, whole genome shotgun sequence genome:
- the LOC129696293 gene encoding uncharacterized protein LOC129696293 isoform X1, producing MKMFSLEMVMYGVIKKSTPIPLVSERSLDMDLLTYEINIPEDIGLPWKIRLGIGKRGKKTNPTSPLPLSYFKMQNTTTLAAFIYSIQESLPVSSNGDNWIEFPVEWPQRSALSVMSYQIKIYCSDFLALENPASVTLCVYGANGDTGNRSLIRPFHKETGDRQVPGAPNATYLRLYICFLMALELPVFSIQIVFAGMKSSSKS from the exons ATGAAAATGTTTTCCTTGGAAATGGTAATGTATGGAGTAATAAAAAAATCCACTCCCATTCCATTGGTGTCGGAACGTAGTCTTGATATGGACTTATTGACATATGAG ATTAATATCCCAGAAGACATAGGCCTCCCCTGGAAAATCCGTCTAGGAATCGGGAAACGGGGAAAGAAAACAAATCCTACATCTCCACTACCACTTTCCTATTTTAAAATGCAAAATACAACTACTCTGGCTGCATTTATCTACTCAATTCAAGAGAGCCTTCCTGTATCTTCTAATGGTGACAATTGGATTGAATTCCCTGTCGAATGGCCACAGAGATCTGCCTTAAGTG TTATGAGCTACCAAATAAAAATATACTGCAGTGATTTTCTGGCCTTAGAAAACCCTGCGTCTGTGACACTGTGCGTGTATGGGGCCAATGGAGATACAGGAAACAGAAGCCTTATAAGACCTTTTCACAAAGAAACAGGAGATAGACAGGTACCTGGTGCACCAAATGCCACATACCTTAGACTATACATTTGTTTCCTTATGGCACTGGAACTCCCTGTTTTTTCCATTCAAATTGTATTTGCTGGCATGAAGTCCAGTAGTAAATCCTAA
- the LOC129696293 gene encoding uncharacterized protein LOC129696293 isoform X2 has protein sequence MKMFSLEMVMYGVIKKSTPIPLVSERSLDMDLLTYEINIPEDIGLPWKIRLGIGKRGKKTNPTSPLPLSYFKMQNTTTLAAFIYSIQESLPVSSNGDNWIEFPVEWPQRSALSVMSYQIKIYCSDFLALENPASVTLCVYGANGDTGNRSLIRPFHKETGDRQSYLFEINAVQLGNLHTLELSISSAKSKLHFVNIEE, from the exons ATGAAAATGTTTTCCTTGGAAATGGTAATGTATGGAGTAATAAAAAAATCCACTCCCATTCCATTGGTGTCGGAACGTAGTCTTGATATGGACTTATTGACATATGAG ATTAATATCCCAGAAGACATAGGCCTCCCCTGGAAAATCCGTCTAGGAATCGGGAAACGGGGAAAGAAAACAAATCCTACATCTCCACTACCACTTTCCTATTTTAAAATGCAAAATACAACTACTCTGGCTGCATTTATCTACTCAATTCAAGAGAGCCTTCCTGTATCTTCTAATGGTGACAATTGGATTGAATTCCCTGTCGAATGGCCACAGAGATCTGCCTTAAGTG TTATGAGCTACCAAATAAAAATATACTGCAGTGATTTTCTGGCCTTAGAAAACCCTGCGTCTGTGACACTGTGCGTGTATGGGGCCAATGGAGATACAGGAAACAGAAGCCTTATAAGACCTTTTCACAAAGAAACAGGAGATAGACAG TCCTATTTATTTGAAATTAATGCAGTGCAGCTGGGGAATCTACATACCCTGGAGTTGTCTATCAGCAGTGCAAAGAGTAAGTTACATTTTGTCAACATCGAAGAATAA